One genomic window of Meleagris gallopavo isolate NT-WF06-2002-E0010 breed Aviagen turkey brand Nicholas breeding stock chromosome 22, Turkey_5.1, whole genome shotgun sequence includes the following:
- the TTPAL gene encoding alpha-tocopherol transfer protein-like, translating into MSGDSDCTRTSPSAGSPSDTELLPDRPKYVCSLSPDLVTKAREELQEKPEWRLRDVQALRDMVCKDYPSLGTCLDDAFLLRFLRARKFDYDRALQLLVNYHSCRRSWPEVFNNLKPSAIKPVLESGFVTVLPRLDPEGRHVVCIRPDRWTPSNYPITENIRAIYLTLEKLIQSEETQVNGIVILADYKGVSLSKASHFGPFVAKKVIGILQDGFPIRIKAVNIINEPRIFKGIFAIIKPFLKEKIANRFFLHGSDLNSLHQNIPPVILPEEYGGTAGKLDISAWNELLLASEEDFLHDFSQLVLPCDSSPHDMLVSGDADEKQCDDSLRGMKPQLYYCY; encoded by the exons ATGTCAGGGGACAGCGACTGCACGAGGACCAGTCCATCCGCGGGGTCTCCGTCAGACACCGAGTTGCTGCCGGATCGGCCGAAGTATGTTTGCTCGCTGTCTCCTGATCTCGTTACCAAAGCCCGGGAGGAGCTCCAAGAGAAACCCGAATGGCGGCTCCGAGACGTGCAGGCGCTCCGAGACATGGTGTGCAAAGACTACCCCTCCCTGGGGACCTGCCTGGACGATGCCTTTTTGCTCAGGTTCCTCAGAGCCAGGAAATTCGATTATGACCGAGCGCTCCAGCTCCTGGTGAACTACCACAGCTGTCGGAGGAGCTGGCCTGAGGTCTTCAATAACTTGAAGCCTTCTGCAATAAAGCCTGTCCTGGAGTCTGGTTTTGTCACTGTGCTGCCCCGCCTGGACCCGGAGGGACGCCACGTTGTCTGCATCCGTCCAG ACAGATGGACACCCAGTAATTATCCGATTACTGAGAACATTCGTGCCATATACTTAACGTTAGAAAAACTCATTCAGTCCGAAGAGACCCAGGTGAATGGAATTGTAATCCTGGCAGACTACAAAGGAGTCAGCTTATCTAAGGCGTCTCATTTTGGTCCTTTTGTAGCCAAAAAAGTGATTGGAATTCTTCAG GATGGATTTCCCATTCGAATAAAAGCTGTTAACATAATAAACGAACCTCGTATATTCAAAGGCATTTTTGCCATCATCAAgccttttctgaaggaaaagataGCAAACCGG TTTTTTCTTCATGGCTCTGACCTGAATTCTCTTCATCAAAACATTCCTCCAGTGATTCTCCCTGAAGAATACGGGGGCACTGCAGGGAAGCTGGACATCTCAGCATGgaatgagctgctgctggcctccGAAGAGGATTTCCTGCATGATTTCTCACAGCTGGTTCTCCCGTGTGACAGCTCTCCCCATGACATGCTAGTGAGTGGGGATGCTGATGAGAAGCAGTGTGATGATTCCTTGCGAGGCATGAAACCTCAGCTCTATTACTGCTACTAA
- the ADA gene encoding adenosine deaminase — protein sequence MWRCGTALTCWPTAAWIPSPGDRPSWSPEVVELCKKYQNNSVVAIDLAGDELLKTTSDHKEAYEEAERCGIHRTVHAGEAGPAAMVKEAVHLLKAERIGHGYHVLEDPELYRELLRTKTHFEVCPWSSYLTGACLPDFRKHPVVQFKKDQANYSINTDDPLIFNSTIDKDYSIVKEYMDFTEEDFKRVNINAAQSSFLPEKEKQELLNTLYEAYGMVPATS from the exons ATGTGGAGGTGCGGTACAGCCCTCACCTGCTGGCCAACTGCCGCGTGGATCCCATCCCCTGGGGACAGGCCGA GTTGGTCTCCAGAGGTGGTGGAGCTGTGCAAGAAGTATCAAAACAACTCTGTGGTGGCCATAGATctggctggggatgagctgctgaaGACGACTTCTGATCATAAGGAGGCTTATGAG GAAGCAGAGCGATGCGGCATCCATCGCACCGTCCACGCTGGGGAAGCCGGGCCGGCTGCCATGGTCAAGGAG GCCGTGCACCTCCTGAAGGCTGAGCGCATCGGCCACGGCTACCACGTGCTGGAGGACCCCGAGCTGTACAGGGAGCTGCTGAGAACCAAAACGCActttgag GTCTGCCCCTGGTCCAGCTATCTGACTGGAGCATGTCTTCCGGACTTCAGGAAACACCCAGTAGTACA GTTTAAGAAGGATCAAGCTAATTATTCTATCAACACCGATGACCCCCTCATCTTCAATTCCACCATTGACAAGGATTACAGCATAGTGAAGGAGTACATGGACTTCACTGAGGAGGATTTCAAGAGAGTG AACATCAATGCAGCTCAGTCCAGCTTCTTacctgagaaagaaaagcaggagctTCTTAATACGCTGTATGAAGCCTATGGGATGGTGCCTGCCACCTCGTGA